CGTACGGTCGGCGCCGGCGTGGTGAGCGAGATTATCGAGTAAGAAAGAATAACCCATGATAATGAATGCTAAAATCAGAATTCGGCTAAAAGCATACGATCACAAATTGTTGGATCAGTCTGCAACGGATATTCTTGACACCGCGCGAAAAACAGGTGCCAAGGTGGTGGGACCGATTCCCTTGCCGACGAAGATCAACAAGTTTTGTGTGCTTCGATCACCCCACGTCGATAAAAAATCTCGAGAACAATTCGAGATGCGAACCCACAAGCGAATGTTGGATATCCTGGAGCCGACTCAGCAAACCGTGGACGCGCTGATGAAACTCGACCTATCGCCGGGTGTCGATGTGGAGATCAAACTGTAGCTTAGGAAATGAATAGCCATGAGCAAAGGACTGATTGGTAAAAAACTGGGAATGACCAGTGTCTTTACGGAAGACGGGCGGTACATCCCGGTGACTGTGATTCTTGCGGGTCCCTGTGTGGTCACTCAGATAAAAACTGTGGCCACCGACGGATACAATGCACTCCAACTGGGCTTTAAAGAAAAAAAGCTTCAAAGGACCAATAAACCGCAGCAAGGGCATTTTAAAAAGAGCGGCGGTCAATGCTTCGATTATACGAGAGAAGTCGCAGTGGACGACCCTGCCGCCTATTCCCTGGGACAGAGCCTTGGCCCCGATCTGTTCGCGATTGGCGAAAAAGTCGACGTCATTGGCAAAAGCAAGGGGCGCGGTTTTTCGGGCGTTATCAAGCGTCATGGCTTCGGTGGAGGACGTGCTACCCATGGTGGCAAGTGCCACCGTATTCCTGGTTCCATCGGGTCCAGTGCATGGCCTTCGAGAGTTTTTAAAGGGAAAAAATTGCCGGGGCGCTACGGTGGAGAAGGAAAGACTGTCCGTAACCTGGAGATATTTGATGTTCGTCCAGAAGAGAATTTGATTTTGGTCAAAGGGGCGGTACCCGGTCATCGGGAAGCGTTAGTGATGATCCGAAAGCCAAAATTCTCCGAAAAGAAATAAGGATGGCCTGAACGAAGAATGTATCGGTAAAGCATTTCGTTTGCCGAAACATGTGATAAGGCCCTCAATGAGGAATCGTATGGCAACAGTAGATGTTCTAAACATTCAGGGTGACAAAGTATCCCAGGCCGACTTGCCGGACGAAATTTTTGATGTACCGGTAAAGCGCTGCGTCATGCATCAAGTGGTCAAGGCACAATTGGCCAAGAAGCGCGCCGGTACTGCAACAGTAAAAAACCGTCATGATGTCAAGGGAAGCACGCGCAAACTCTACCGACAGAAAGGGACCGGCCGCGCCCGCCGCGGGGATATCAAGTCTCCATTGCTTCGTGGTGGAGGTGTCGTTTTCGGACCGCACGCCCGCTCTTATGAGCAAAAAGTTCCAAAAAAAGTTCGGAAGCTTGCCTTGAAGATGGCGTTGACATGCAAGTTTAAAGAAGACGAACTGATGGTCGTTGATAAATTTGAACTTGCACAAGTCAAGACCAAAGACTTTTTTGCGGCTGTCAATACACTTAAGGCGAACAACGCATTGATCGTCATTGATCAACCCGATCGAACACTGGAGCTTTCTTCACGAA
This Desulfatitalea tepidiphila DNA region includes the following protein-coding sequences:
- the rplC gene encoding 50S ribosomal protein L3, giving the protein MSKGLIGKKLGMTSVFTEDGRYIPVTVILAGPCVVTQIKTVATDGYNALQLGFKEKKLQRTNKPQQGHFKKSGGQCFDYTREVAVDDPAAYSLGQSLGPDLFAIGEKVDVIGKSKGRGFSGVIKRHGFGGGRATHGGKCHRIPGSIGSSAWPSRVFKGKKLPGRYGGEGKTVRNLEIFDVRPEENLILVKGAVPGHREALVMIRKPKFSEKK
- the rpsJ gene encoding 30S ribosomal protein S10, producing MIMNAKIRIRLKAYDHKLLDQSATDILDTARKTGAKVVGPIPLPTKINKFCVLRSPHVDKKSREQFEMRTHKRMLDILEPTQQTVDALMKLDLSPGVDVEIKL
- the rplD gene encoding 50S ribosomal protein L4, encoding MATVDVLNIQGDKVSQADLPDEIFDVPVKRCVMHQVVKAQLAKKRAGTATVKNRHDVKGSTRKLYRQKGTGRARRGDIKSPLLRGGGVVFGPHARSYEQKVPKKVRKLALKMALTCKFKEDELMVVDKFELAQVKTKDFFAAVNTLKANNALIVIDQPDRTLELSSRNVPGVKVMRSEGLNVYDILKYEKLVLLEGAIKSIEGRLLK